Proteins encoded by one window of Lemur catta isolate mLemCat1 chromosome 12, mLemCat1.pri, whole genome shotgun sequence:
- the LOC123648150 gene encoding LOW QUALITY PROTEIN: tyrosine-protein kinase Blk-like (The sequence of the model RefSeq protein was modified relative to this genomic sequence to represent the inferred CDS: inserted 1 base in 1 codon; substituted 1 base at 1 genomic stop codon) encodes MAWTEELGSTMCLKAGSFLIRESETSKGAFSPSVKDVTAQGEILKHYKIHSLEERGXYIXPRVTFLSLQALVQHYCKKGDGLCQRLTVPCMILTPQNPWAQDEWEIPRQSLRLVRILRSGQFGEVWTGYYRNNVKVAIETLKEGTMSPEAFLGEANLRKTLQHESLVWLYAVVTKEPTYIVTKYMARGCLLDFLKTDNGGRLSLPRLIDMSAQTAEGMAYTEHMNSIHRDLRAANILVSETLCCKIDDFGLARIIDSEYTAQEGGQSPTTAGETLGLTSLTPQRLLTLHGTAPCAET; translated from the exons ATGGCCTGGACTGAAGAGCTGGGAAGCACAATGTGTCTAAAG gctGGCTCCTTTCTCATCAGAGAGAGTGAAACCAGCAAAGGTGCCTTCTCCCCATCTGTGAAGGATGTCACCGCCCAGGGGGAAATACTCAAGCATTATAAGATCCACTCCCTGGAGGAAAGGGGCTAATACA TCCCCCGGGTCACCTTCCTCTCGCTCCAGGCCCTGGTCCAGCACTACTGCAAGAAAGGGGATGGTTTGTGCCAGAGGCTGACCGTGCCCTGCATGATCCTCACTCCTCAAAACCCCTGGGCCCAGGACGAGTGGGAGATCCCCCGACagtctctcaggctggtcaggaTACTCAGATCGGGGCAGTTTGGTGAAGTCTGGACAGGCTACTACAGAAACAATGTGAAAGTGGCCATCGAGACCTTGAAGGAGGGAACGATGTCTCCGGAAGCCTTCCTGGGCGAGGCCAACCTGAGGAAGACTCTGCAGCATGAGAGTCTGGTCTGGCTCTACGCCGTGGTCACCAAGGAGCCCACCTATATTGTCACCAAGTACATGGCCAGAGGGTGCCTGCTGGACTTCCTGAAGACAGACAACGGTGGCAGATTGTCCCTCCCGAGACTGATTGACATGTCAGCCCAGACCGCCGAAGGGATGGCGTACACTGAGCACATGAATTCTATCCACCGCGACCTACGGGCGGCCAACATCCTGGTGTCTGAGACCTTGTGTTGCAAAATCGATGACTTCGGTTTGGCCAGGATCATCGACAGTGAATACACTGCCCAGGAGGGTGGGCAGAGCCCCACAACTGCCGGGGAGACCTTGGGCCTTACCTCCCTGACTCCCCAAAGACTCTTGACATTACATGGTACGGCCCCTTGTGCAGAGACCTGA